The Cellulophaga sp. L1A9 genome window below encodes:
- a CDS encoding bifunctional alpha,alpha-trehalose-phosphate synthase (UDP-forming)/trehalose-phosphatase, translated as MGKTIIISNRLPIQLQIHNGGITAIPSVGGLATGMKSVHSGGDSLWIGWSGLTDEEIPEELVGDIDAALAKHGSSKVNLSQQEVDGFYYGFSNRTIWPLFHYFLEYSEFEIDSWETYKKVNQKFADAIVEKAEDDDTIWVHDYQLMLVPQMVREKLPNISIGFFLHIPFPSFEIFRTLPWRKEVLEGLLGSDLIGFHTYDYERHFLSSVRRILGLDVSFNDVYLEDRIIKVDSFPMGIDYKKFSEAAKEHEQLTPENQSELQQRLNEHKKSTPDAKFLLSIDRLDYTKGIAKRLNAFEYFLTKYPQYKEKVRLIILAVPSRSNVPQYQLLKREVDELVGRINGEFSTVSWTPIWYFYRSMPFENLIDLYTSCDIAWLTPIRDGMNLVAKEYVATRTDKTGVLILSEMAGAANEMNESLLINPNNFEQIADTIHQAIQMPIEEQQERNDILQKRLERYNVERWANDFMSSLKEQKDNSSSYVSRKLSAKLLDRITDNYKNAKRRLLFIDYDGTLAGFHNNPQKASPDEELYELLDAISSQENTDMYLISGRDKETFTKWFLPKKYNMIVEHGVWISENGADFSLLENVKKDWMEKIQPVLESFVDRTPGSFIEEKNYSLAWHYRKTDPDFGQKRATELNTVLTSLIANDDLSVLNGNKVMEIKSSNVNKGRAALRMYGKHDYDFVFAIGDDWTDEFMFQELPESAVTVKVGLQKTSAKYYVDGTKDVRKLLKRFID; from the coding sequence ATGGGCAAAACTATCATAATCTCAAACAGACTACCGATACAATTACAAATTCATAATGGAGGCATAACCGCTATACCAAGTGTGGGGGGATTGGCTACAGGAATGAAATCTGTACACTCTGGTGGAGATAGCCTTTGGATTGGTTGGAGTGGTTTAACCGATGAAGAAATTCCTGAAGAATTGGTGGGCGATATTGATGCAGCCTTAGCCAAACACGGATCTTCAAAGGTCAATTTATCGCAACAAGAAGTGGATGGTTTTTATTATGGATTTAGCAATAGAACCATTTGGCCCTTATTCCATTATTTTTTAGAATATTCAGAATTCGAAATAGATAGTTGGGAAACGTATAAAAAAGTAAATCAGAAATTTGCAGATGCTATCGTAGAAAAAGCAGAAGACGATGACACTATTTGGGTACATGATTACCAGTTAATGTTAGTACCACAAATGGTTCGTGAAAAACTACCTAATATCTCTATAGGTTTCTTTTTACATATCCCCTTCCCTTCTTTTGAAATATTTAGAACCTTACCTTGGCGTAAAGAAGTTCTCGAAGGTTTGTTAGGCTCTGATTTAATTGGCTTTCATACCTACGACTACGAACGTCATTTTTTAAGTTCTGTGCGTCGTATTCTAGGCCTAGATGTTAGTTTTAATGACGTATACCTTGAAGACCGAATCATTAAAGTAGATTCTTTCCCAATGGGAATAGATTACAAAAAGTTCAGCGAAGCTGCCAAAGAACATGAACAACTGACACCAGAAAATCAATCTGAATTACAGCAACGCCTAAACGAACATAAAAAATCTACTCCAGACGCAAAATTCTTACTTTCTATTGACCGTTTAGATTATACTAAAGGTATTGCAAAGCGTTTGAACGCTTTTGAATATTTTCTAACTAAATACCCTCAATACAAGGAAAAGGTGCGTTTAATTATACTTGCCGTGCCTTCACGAAGTAATGTGCCACAATACCAATTGCTAAAAAGAGAAGTAGATGAACTTGTCGGTAGAATTAACGGAGAGTTTTCTACCGTAAGCTGGACGCCTATTTGGTATTTCTACAGATCAATGCCTTTTGAAAATTTAATCGATTTATACACCTCTTGTGATATTGCATGGTTAACACCAATCCGTGATGGTATGAATTTGGTGGCAAAAGAATATGTAGCTACTAGAACAGATAAAACGGGGGTATTAATCTTGAGTGAAATGGCGGGAGCGGCAAATGAGATGAATGAATCTTTATTGATCAACCCAAATAATTTTGAACAAATTGCAGATACTATTCATCAAGCCATACAGATGCCTATAGAAGAGCAACAAGAACGGAATGATATTCTACAAAAAAGATTAGAACGCTATAATGTAGAACGATGGGCAAATGATTTTATGAGTTCCTTAAAAGAACAAAAAGACAATAGTAGTAGCTATGTCTCTAGAAAACTTTCGGCTAAATTATTAGATAGAATTACCGATAATTATAAAAATGCCAAAAGAAGGTTATTATTTATTGATTATGATGGCACTTTAGCGGGCTTTCACAACAATCCGCAAAAAGCGAGTCCAGACGAAGAATTATATGAATTATTAGATGCTATTTCTTCTCAGGAAAATACAGATATGTATTTAATCAGTGGTCGTGATAAAGAAACTTTTACCAAATGGTTCTTGCCTAAGAAATACAACATGATTGTAGAACACGGGGTGTGGATCTCCGAAAATGGTGCTGACTTTAGCTTACTAGAGAATGTAAAGAAAGATTGGATGGAAAAAATTCAACCCGTACTAGAATCTTTTGTAGATAGAACTCCTGGTAGTTTTATTGAAGAAAAGAACTATTCTTTAGCATGGCATTACCGCAAAACAGATCCTGATTTTGGTCAGAAAAGAGCAACAGAGTTAAATACGGTGCTTACAAGCTTAATTGCTAATGATGATTTAAGTGTTTTAAACGGCAATAAAGTAATGGAAATTAAAAGTAGTAATGTCAACAAAGGTCGTGCCGCCTTACGTATGTATGGGAAACATGATTATGATTTTGTTTTTGCTATTGGTGATGATTGGACCGATGAATTTATGTTTCAAGAATTACCAGAATCTGCCGTAACCGTAAAAGTTGGACTTCAAAAAACATCTGCTAAATATTATGTAGATGGCACCAAAGATGTTCGAAAATTATTAAAGCGATTTATTGATTAG
- a CDS encoding nitrate/nitrite transporter, which produces MKHKPHILPILILAQFACTSLWFAGNAIIDDIALKTGLGPEIIGYVLSSVQFGFITGTLLFAFLMIADRFSPSKVFFICALLAAACNLSLFTEVLSKWQLLFARFGTGFFLAGIYPIGMKIAADYYENGLGKALGFLVGALVLGTSFPYLLKGLELNSNSDTVLIITSTIAIIGGLLVVLFVPNGPFRKRSTNIKIKAGISLFKIPKFRQAALGYFGHMWELYAFWAFTPFALQTYLTVNNSTFSIPLLTFVIIALGGLSCVLGGYVADKFGSRKIAYYALLLSGVFCVVSPLLFELPALLFLIGWSLWGMAVTADSPQFSSLIANAAPPELKGTGLTLVNCFGFAISIISIQLLTVLAAEINPTLIFLFLSIGPLIGLFFMTKKTIHD; this is translated from the coding sequence TTGAAGCATAAACCGCATATTTTACCTATTTTAATTCTAGCACAATTTGCCTGCACCTCTTTATGGTTTGCAGGCAATGCTATTATAGATGATATTGCTTTAAAAACAGGTTTAGGTCCTGAAATTATTGGATACGTATTATCCTCTGTTCAATTTGGTTTTATTACCGGAACATTACTTTTTGCTTTTTTAATGATTGCAGATCGGTTTTCTCCTTCCAAAGTATTTTTTATCTGCGCCCTGCTTGCTGCTGCTTGTAATTTGAGTCTTTTTACAGAGGTGCTTTCTAAATGGCAATTACTCTTTGCGCGGTTTGGAACAGGCTTTTTTCTCGCTGGCATTTATCCTATCGGGATGAAGATTGCAGCAGATTATTATGAAAATGGACTCGGGAAAGCTTTAGGCTTTTTGGTGGGTGCCCTAGTTTTAGGAACCTCATTTCCCTACTTGTTAAAGGGGTTAGAATTAAATAGTAATTCGGATACTGTTTTGATCATCACGTCTACTATAGCTATAATTGGTGGCTTATTAGTGGTTTTATTTGTTCCTAATGGCCCTTTCAGAAAAAGAAGTACCAACATCAAAATAAAAGCAGGTATCTCGCTTTTTAAAATTCCAAAATTTAGGCAAGCGGCACTAGGTTATTTTGGCCATATGTGGGAGTTATATGCTTTTTGGGCGTTTACTCCCTTTGCTTTACAAACCTATTTGACCGTTAACAATTCCACATTTTCAATTCCCCTACTCACTTTTGTAATTATTGCTTTAGGCGGACTCTCCTGTGTATTGGGCGGTTATGTGGCCGATAAATTTGGAAGTCGTAAAATAGCTTATTACGCCTTATTGCTTTCTGGCGTGTTTTGCGTCGTCTCTCCCTTGCTTTTTGAATTACCAGCCCTCTTATTTTTAATAGGGTGGAGTCTTTGGGGTATGGCGGTAACCGCAGATTCTCCTCAGTTTTCTAGTTTAATTGCAAACGCTGCACCCCCCGAATTAAAAGGAACAGGATTAACACTTGTTAATTGCTTTGGTTTTGCGATAAGTATTATTAGTATTCAACTGCTTACCGTTTTAGCAGCAGAAATAAATCCAACTTTAATTTTCTTATTTTTAAGCATTGGGCCACTCATTGGCTTATTTTTTATGACTAAGAAAACCATACACGATTAA
- a CDS encoding M28 family peptidase, with protein MKKKLLLCLLTVFATLPILAQTDARIYAIIDAVSEDRIKQDVKTLTEFGTRNTFSDTTSNTRGIGAARRWIKSQFSEISSNCSDCIDVFYQKDFVTKDMGTRVPKDAWVVNVVAIQKGTKYPNRYIIMSGDIDSRASDTMDFTTDAPGANDNASGMAGTIEAARVLSKYKFENSIIYVGLSGEEQGLFGGGGLAKYAVEKGWDIIGIFNNDMIGNITGVDGVVSNRDFRIFSEPVPATETDKQRQMRRFYGGEVDGISRQLARYIHKNVKTYMPEMNPMMIYRLDRFGRGGHHRPFNDAGFAGIRIMEAHENYTQQHQDIRTENGINYGDVFEHVNFGYAKKLTAVNAINLASLAWAPPAPKEVKIGGIVAPAAKFEWSKVDGAVGYKIYWRDTTSPTWDHSRYVGNVTEFLLDGIVIDNFFFGISSVGKDGFESPVVFPNAILR; from the coding sequence ATGAAAAAGAAATTACTTCTATGCCTCCTTACCGTTTTTGCGACTCTCCCTATTTTAGCGCAAACAGATGCACGTATCTATGCTATTATTGATGCCGTATCTGAAGACCGAATTAAACAAGATGTAAAAACGCTAACCGAATTTGGTACCCGAAATACTTTTAGCGATACTACTTCTAACACACGAGGAATTGGTGCTGCTAGACGCTGGATTAAATCTCAATTCAGTGAAATTTCAAGCAACTGCTCCGATTGTATTGATGTCTTTTATCAGAAAGATTTTGTAACCAAAGATATGGGTACCCGCGTACCTAAAGATGCTTGGGTAGTAAATGTGGTGGCCATACAAAAAGGGACCAAATACCCAAACCGCTATATTATTATGAGCGGTGATATTGATTCTCGTGCTAGTGATACGATGGATTTTACGACGGATGCCCCAGGTGCTAATGATAATGCAAGTGGAATGGCAGGTACAATCGAAGCTGCTCGTGTGCTTTCTAAATACAAATTTGAGAATAGTATTATCTATGTAGGACTATCCGGAGAAGAGCAAGGACTTTTCGGCGGTGGCGGACTAGCAAAATATGCAGTAGAAAAAGGTTGGGATATTATTGGAATTTTCAATAATGATATGATTGGTAATATCACTGGAGTAGATGGCGTGGTAAGCAATCGTGATTTTAGAATTTTCTCAGAGCCTGTTCCTGCTACAGAAACAGATAAACAACGTCAAATGCGTCGTTTTTATGGCGGAGAAGTAGACGGAATTTCTAGACAATTAGCGCGTTACATTCACAAAAATGTAAAAACCTACATGCCAGAAATGAATCCAATGATGATTTACCGCTTAGATCGTTTTGGGCGTGGCGGACACCATAGACCTTTTAACGATGCCGGTTTTGCGGGTATCCGTATTATGGAAGCTCATGAAAACTATACCCAACAACACCAAGATATAAGAACTGAAAATGGCATTAATTATGGAGACGTATTTGAACATGTAAACTTTGGCTATGCTAAAAAATTAACGGCTGTTAATGCAATAAACCTTGCTTCTTTGGCGTGGGCACCTCCTGCACCAAAAGAAGTGAAAATTGGCGGTATTGTAGCCCCTGCGGCAAAATTTGAATGGAGTAAGGTTGATGGCGCTGTAGGCTATAAAATATATTGGAGAGATACTACCTCTCCTACTTGGGATCATAGCCGCTATGTAGGTAATGTAACCGAGTTTCTCTTAGATGGTATTGTCATTGATAATTTCTTCTTCGGAATTTCATCAGTAGGAAAAGATGGTTTTGAAAGCCCTGTGGTTTTCCCGAACGCTATCCTGCGTTAA
- a CDS encoding DUF1080 domain-containing protein, whose translation MKCYATTLAIGFLFLLSFASTPATAQDKSPFIGRWDMIIQQEGKALPSWLEITKSGRSTLVGRFVYAFGSARPIAEVNVKNDVFSFAIPRQWEPGDKDMKFEGALTGTTLSGTMVYSDGKKYKWTATPAKVAVYNEAIVWAAPKALFNGTNLNGWSAMGDNQWVVKDGILTSPKSGSNLVSDEKFLNFKLHLEFKYPSGSNSGVYLRGRHEVQIEDNIGLEPSAILFGGIYGFLTPNEMMAKPAGEWQSYDITLNGNRVSIVANGKAIITDQIIPGITGGALDSNESEVGPLLIQGDHGPIEFRSIVITPELK comes from the coding sequence ATGAAATGTTACGCTACAACATTAGCAATAGGTTTTCTATTCCTTTTATCATTCGCATCTACTCCCGCAACCGCACAAGATAAAAGTCCGTTTATTGGCAGATGGGATATGATCATCCAACAAGAGGGCAAAGCATTACCTTCTTGGTTAGAGATTACAAAATCGGGAAGATCTACATTAGTAGGGCGGTTTGTATATGCTTTTGGGAGTGCTAGACCAATTGCCGAAGTAAACGTAAAGAATGATGTCTTTAGTTTTGCTATTCCGCGCCAGTGGGAGCCGGGAGATAAAGATATGAAGTTTGAAGGGGCATTAACTGGTACCACACTTTCCGGAACTATGGTGTATTCTGATGGAAAAAAATACAAATGGACGGCTACACCAGCAAAAGTAGCGGTATATAATGAAGCTATTGTTTGGGCTGCGCCAAAAGCACTTTTTAATGGAACCAATTTAAACGGGTGGAGCGCTATGGGCGATAACCAATGGGTGGTGAAAGACGGAATTTTAACGAGTCCAAAATCAGGGTCTAATTTGGTGTCTGATGAAAAGTTTTTAAATTTTAAATTACATCTAGAATTTAAATATCCCTCAGGAAGCAATAGTGGGGTGTATTTACGTGGTCGCCACGAAGTGCAAATTGAAGATAATATAGGTTTAGAGCCTTCTGCTATTTTATTCGGAGGTATCTATGGATTTTTAACGCCTAATGAAATGATGGCTAAGCCAGCAGGAGAGTGGCAATCCTATGATATTACATTAAATGGAAATCGCGTGAGTATTGTCGCAAATGGGAAAGCTATTATAACCGATCAAATTATTCCAGGAATTACGGGTGGTGCTTTAGATAGTAATGAATCTGAAGTAGGGCCTTTGTTGATTCAGGGTGATCACGGTCCTATAGAGTTTAGGAGCATCGTGATTACGCCAGAACTTAAATAA
- a CDS encoding M1 family metallopeptidase, whose amino-acid sequence MKHFTVVLFFLFLSISSHSQALLQAKDYFTAQDSLRGSITPERAWWDLNFYDLKVTIKPEDKFISGSNTIKYTVLEAHQILQIDLQPPLQIEKVTQDGEELIVSSKINAHFITLKKEQKKGDKNEITVYYSGKPREAKNAPWDGGFSWKKDNNGKDFVATSCQGLGASVWWPNKDHMYDEVDSMAISVTVPKGLMDVSNGRLKSVQEHETTTTYNWYVANPINNYGVNVNVGDYVHFGEKYPGEKGTLDMDYYVLKDDLEKAKIHFEDAPKMMKAFEHWFGPYPFYEDSFKLVEVPYLGMEHQSSVTYGNQFMKGYLGRDLSDTGWGLKFDFIIIHEAGHEWFANNITYKDIADMWLHESFTAYSESLFIEYYYGKEAAEDYVIGTRKIIQNDRPIIGAYNVNNEGSSDMYYKGANLLNTIRQVLNDDKKWRSILRGLNKDFYHKTVTTAQIENYISEMAGIDFSTVFDQYLRTIEIPVLEYHYDGKKLKYRYTHVVNGFALPLKVSAGDKTLWIEPTTEWNTSKLKGDIAAFKVGRNFYIDVKKS is encoded by the coding sequence ATGAAACATTTTACAGTAGTACTTTTTTTCCTTTTCCTTAGTATCTCAAGCCATAGTCAAGCCTTATTACAGGCCAAAGATTATTTTACAGCACAAGACAGCTTAAGAGGGAGCATCACCCCTGAACGTGCTTGGTGGGATTTAAATTTCTATGATTTAAAAGTCACTATCAAACCAGAAGATAAATTTATATCAGGTAGTAACACCATAAAATATACGGTTTTAGAAGCACATCAAATCTTACAAATAGATTTACAACCACCGTTACAAATAGAAAAGGTAACTCAGGATGGAGAAGAATTAATTGTCTCATCAAAAATAAACGCACATTTCATCACCTTAAAAAAAGAGCAGAAAAAAGGAGACAAAAATGAAATCACCGTGTATTATTCTGGAAAACCGAGAGAAGCTAAAAATGCACCTTGGGATGGTGGTTTTTCATGGAAGAAAGATAACAATGGGAAAGATTTTGTTGCTACCTCATGTCAAGGCTTAGGTGCTAGCGTTTGGTGGCCTAATAAAGACCACATGTATGATGAAGTAGACAGTATGGCTATTAGCGTCACTGTACCTAAGGGTTTAATGGATGTATCTAACGGGAGGTTAAAATCTGTTCAAGAGCATGAAACCACTACTACTTACAACTGGTACGTAGCAAACCCAATAAATAATTATGGGGTGAATGTTAATGTGGGCGACTATGTGCATTTTGGCGAAAAATACCCAGGAGAAAAGGGTACTTTAGATATGGATTATTATGTTTTAAAGGACGATTTAGAAAAAGCCAAAATTCATTTTGAAGATGCCCCAAAAATGATGAAAGCCTTTGAGCACTGGTTTGGCCCCTATCCGTTTTATGAAGATAGTTTTAAGTTGGTTGAAGTACCATATTTAGGAATGGAACACCAAAGTTCTGTAACCTATGGAAACCAATTTATGAAAGGGTATTTAGGCCGCGATTTATCAGATACTGGTTGGGGACTGAAGTTTGATTTCATTATTATTCACGAAGCTGGTCACGAATGGTTTGCCAACAATATTACCTATAAAGATATTGCAGATATGTGGCTTCACGAAAGCTTTACCGCCTATTCCGAAAGCCTATTTATAGAATATTATTACGGGAAAGAAGCCGCAGAAGACTATGTTATTGGCACCCGAAAAATAATACAAAATGACCGACCAATTATTGGTGCCTATAATGTGAATAATGAAGGAAGTAGTGATATGTACTACAAGGGGGCTAACTTATTAAATACCATCCGCCAAGTACTAAATGATGATAAAAAATGGCGTAGTATTTTAAGAGGCTTAAACAAAGATTTCTACCATAAAACAGTTACCACTGCTCAAATAGAAAATTATATCTCTGAAATGGCAGGTATAGACTTTAGCACCGTGTTTGATCAGTATTTGAGAACTATTGAAATACCCGTTTTAGAATACCACTATGATGGTAAAAAATTAAAATACCGTTACACGCATGTGGTTAATGGTTTTGCATTACCCCTAAAAGTTTCTGCTGGAGATAAAACGCTTTGGATTGAACCTACGACGGAATGGAATACGAGTAAACTTAAAGGAGATATCGCTGCGTTTAAAGTAGGGCGTAATTTTTATATTGACGTTAAAAAATCATAA
- a CDS encoding polysaccharide lyase family 7 protein, with amino-acid sequence MNKKIITSVTTFLILASFSILNSCGDSPKKNKETKEVVVEETVYASDVIPFFNDWKLVLGDGSNAGIANNFENKDFFYTENDGAGDWIVFKAPNAGSTHGTSNNTRTELAQIKKWYPKTANDKLTATLKVMNVSATGDARVAASYAVVVGQIHSADAYENEPLKIFYKKFPGHTKGSVFWHYEINTAGDDNSKRWDYSTAVWGNDFSVVGSEENTYPEEPKDGIALGEEFSYEIEVKDGIMNLTFTSEGHDTKTFTKNLIESEYTTTAAIPEQTQKLFVPIGQDGVERKEAYTGEGCFFKLGAYNQTNGKSPEVNKNWCSGAETHGGDIHKQYEDGNYAEVWFKKASIVVSDAAVSNEGYFTKND; translated from the coding sequence ATGAATAAAAAAATTATTACATCAGTAACAACCTTCTTAATTCTTGCTTCATTTTCTATATTAAATAGTTGTGGTGATTCCCCTAAAAAAAATAAAGAGACTAAAGAAGTTGTCGTTGAAGAAACCGTTTATGCAAGTGACGTTATTCCCTTTTTTAATGATTGGAAATTAGTTTTAGGTGACGGTTCAAATGCAGGGATTGCAAATAATTTTGAAAACAAAGATTTCTTTTATACCGAAAACGATGGTGCTGGTGATTGGATTGTTTTTAAGGCCCCTAATGCAGGAAGCACGCATGGCACATCAAATAATACAAGAACGGAATTGGCACAAATAAAAAAATGGTATCCAAAGACTGCTAATGATAAATTAACAGCTACGCTTAAAGTTATGAATGTGTCTGCAACCGGTGATGCCAGAGTAGCTGCTTCGTATGCCGTAGTAGTAGGTCAGATTCATAGTGCTGATGCCTATGAAAATGAACCGCTTAAAATATTTTACAAAAAATTCCCTGGTCATACCAAAGGTTCCGTTTTTTGGCATTATGAAATTAATACGGCTGGTGATGATAATTCTAAAAGATGGGATTATTCTACAGCTGTTTGGGGCAATGACTTTTCTGTTGTTGGTAGTGAAGAAAACACTTACCCAGAAGAACCTAAGGACGGAATAGCTTTAGGTGAGGAATTTAGTTATGAGATTGAAGTTAAAGATGGGATTATGAACTTAACATTTACTAGTGAAGGACATGATACTAAAACGTTTACAAAAAACTTAATCGAATCTGAATACACAACCACAGCAGCTATTCCTGAACAAACACAAAAATTATTTGTACCCATTGGTCAAGACGGAGTAGAACGCAAAGAGGCGTACACAGGCGAAGGCTGTTTCTTTAAGCTTGGTGCATACAACCAAACCAACGGAAAGTCTCCCGAAGTAAATAAAAACTGGTGTTCTGGTGCAGAAACGCATGGAGGCGACATTCACAAACAATATGAAGACGGAAACTATGCTGAAGTTTGGTTTAAAAAAGCAAGTATCGTTGTAAGTGATGCTGCCGTATCTAATGAAGGTTATTTTACTAAAAATGATTAA
- a CDS encoding BatD family protein, which produces MKLLHFLTLISVLLTGLLSAQIKFIAKVDKKAIGIDQHLRVEFSINAEENASTFTPPEFENFKVVGGPMRAMSTTIINGVKNLETVYSYIINPKALGTFSIGAAQITIEEKNYKTVPITINVSEAVNSTSVPSAPHENIYLIAEVSKEKIRLKDSLIVSYKVYVSPDVGIMDWKLIAKPSYSNCTSNTIEIKKLKVENVIYNAKEFRASTWQQTVLKPKKKGTIIINPVNMEIQFKYLSGTYDIFRKPIYDTKTIQLTSDEVNIPVL; this is translated from the coding sequence ATGAAATTACTACATTTTTTAACCTTAATAAGTGTACTTCTTACGGGTCTTTTATCTGCACAAATAAAGTTTATAGCTAAAGTTGATAAAAAAGCAATAGGTATAGATCAGCATTTGCGGGTCGAATTTTCCATTAACGCAGAAGAAAATGCGAGTACATTTACACCTCCAGAATTTGAAAACTTTAAAGTAGTTGGAGGTCCCATGAGAGCAATGAGTACTACCATAATAAATGGCGTGAAGAATTTAGAAACAGTCTATAGTTATATCATTAATCCAAAAGCTTTAGGTACTTTTTCTATAGGAGCTGCCCAAATTACTATTGAGGAAAAAAATTATAAGACAGTCCCTATTACCATAAACGTTAGTGAAGCGGTTAATAGTACTAGTGTGCCTAGTGCTCCTCATGAAAACATTTATTTGATTGCTGAAGTTTCAAAAGAAAAAATAAGACTAAAAGATTCCCTTATTGTTTCCTACAAGGTTTATGTTTCACCGGATGTTGGTATTATGGATTGGAAATTAATAGCTAAGCCCTCGTATTCTAACTGTACTTCAAATACTATTGAAATTAAAAAATTAAAGGTGGAGAATGTAATATATAACGCTAAAGAATTTAGGGCATCAACTTGGCAACAAACAGTATTAAAGCCTAAAAAGAAAGGAACTATAATTATTAACCCAGTGAATATGGAAATTCAGTTTAAATATTTAAGTGGTACGTACGATATTTTTAGAAAACCTATCTACGATACTAAGACAATACAGTTAACATCAGATGAAGTAAATATACCTGTATTATAA
- a CDS encoding LysE family translocator: MNGIENYLGFLLAGIIMNLTPGADSIYIITRSIAQGKKAGIYSVLGIGSGAVIHIILAAFGLSVLLAKSIILFTIVKWTGAAYLIYLGIRMLMDKSNLFDREKAEFKKVDLWKIYREGFLTNVLNPKIAIFFLSLLPQFIKPEHVNSAIPFLILGGTFLLTGTIWCLFLAYSASFMTDTLRKNDKIGKIMKKVSGYVFIGLGIQLLIKRN, encoded by the coding sequence ATGAACGGAATTGAAAACTATTTGGGGTTTTTATTGGCTGGAATTATTATGAATTTGACACCAGGAGCAGATTCTATTTATATAATTACGCGCAGTATTGCTCAAGGAAAAAAAGCAGGTATATATTCTGTCCTTGGAATTGGAAGTGGTGCTGTAATTCATATTATACTTGCCGCATTTGGGTTATCAGTACTATTAGCCAAATCAATTATACTCTTTACTATTGTAAAATGGACTGGAGCTGCTTATCTAATCTATTTAGGTATTAGAATGCTTATGGATAAATCTAATTTATTTGACCGTGAAAAAGCTGAATTTAAAAAGGTAGATTTATGGAAAATATATCGAGAAGGGTTTCTAACGAATGTACTAAACCCAAAAATTGCTATCTTTTTCCTATCGCTATTACCTCAATTTATTAAACCTGAACATGTAAATAGTGCTATCCCTTTTCTTATTCTTGGCGGTACATTTTTATTGACCGGAACCATCTGGTGCTTATTTCTGGCTTATTCTGCATCTTTTATGACAGATACACTAAGGAAAAATGACAAGATTGGAAAAATAATGAAAAAAGTAAGCGGATATGTGTTTATCGGATTAGGTATTCAGCTTTTAATTAAAAGAAACTGA
- a CDS encoding transglutaminase family protein: protein MKYLAATYYFDFENESVQKLISEFKNDRLSDKEKTIGIYTKVRDYWKYDPYSISLSKEKYTSSHIAKKHSGNCVEKSILLIACLRALEIPARLHLGKVKNHIAVDRLTEKFGSNELTPHGMVNVYLGNKWLKMSPAFNKSLCEKLKVEPLEFDGENNSYLQLYTSEGSRFMEYTDDYGYFEDVPLNFMKKNIKEHYPHIFDTNENKTEFRL from the coding sequence ATGAAATATTTAGCAGCTACCTATTATTTTGACTTTGAAAATGAATCCGTTCAAAAGTTGATCTCTGAATTTAAAAATGACAGGCTATCTGATAAAGAAAAAACAATTGGAATATATACCAAAGTACGTGATTATTGGAAATACGACCCTTACAGTATAAGTCTTTCAAAAGAAAAGTACACTTCAAGTCATATTGCTAAAAAGCATTCAGGAAATTGTGTTGAAAAATCAATACTATTAATTGCTTGTCTTCGTGCCTTAGAAATACCTGCTAGATTGCATTTAGGGAAAGTTAAAAATCATATCGCCGTAGATAGGTTAACCGAAAAATTTGGCTCAAATGAATTAACACCACACGGAATGGTTAACGTCTATCTCGGGAATAAATGGTTAAAAATGTCGCCCGCATTTAACAAATCATTATGTGAGAAATTGAAGGTGGAACCTTTAGAATTTGACGGAGAAAACAATTCTTATTTACAACTGTATACTAGCGAAGGATCTCGGTTTATGGAATACACAGACGATTACGGCTATTTTGAAGATGTGCCACTTAATTTTATGAAAAAAAATATAAAAGAACACTACCCACATATTTTTGATACGAATGAAAACAAAACAGAATTTAGACTTTAA